The nucleotide window tgctcctttccattggtccgatgattgtgaggcgagcttttagaagctcaagacagctttgactacagcaccggttctagtgttgccttccggttcgagGATGTATACGATATATTGCGACACTTCACGTATTGGcttgggatgtgtattgattcaggaggggcgagttattgcatatgcttcacatcaactgaagattcatgagaagaattaccatgtgcaCGACCTAGAGTTAGCAACGATTGTTCATGTtattaagatatggaggcattatctctatagggtgtcatgtgaggtttataccgatcatcgcagcttgtagcatttgttcaagtagagggatctcaatttgtgGCAgcatagatggcttgagttactaaaggattatgacatcaccattctttgtcatccgggcaaagcaaacgtggtcgcagatgccttgagtaggaaagcagagagtatggtagcttggcattcatacCAGCAGAGGAGagaccactagctttggacattcagtccttggctagcagacttgtgaggttggatatttcacaGCTCAGTCGAGTCCTTACGTGTGTTGTTGCTCAATCTTCACTATTGGGGTAGATCAAGGCTCGGTAGTTcgatgatccgcatttggcagttctcagagagacggtgctATAGGGTAgttccaaggaggtttctattggcaaggatagtgttctgtgactccagggtcacctatgtgttcctaatgtcgatggcttgagggagaggattctagaggaggcacacagtttgcggtattccattcatccaagtgctacgaagatgtatcgtgacccgaggcaacattattggtggcgacggatgaagaaaaacatagttgagtatgtggctaggtgtttgaattaccagcaggttaagtatgagcaccagaggccaggtggcctacttcaataGATActtatacctgagtggaagtgggagcgcattactatggacttcgtagttgggttgtcgcaGACATTGCGGAAGtatgatgcagtttgggtcattgttgaccaagtcggcatacTTCATTCTGATTATGACTacctatacttcagagaggttggctcagatatacattcgggagatagttcggttacacggtgtgcctgtttccatcatatcagatagaggccatCAGTTCACTTCCCAATTTTGGAGAGccatacagagtgagttggggacctggGCAGAGCTCAACACAGCATTCCACCCGCAGatcgacgggcagtcggagcagacagttcagattctggaggacatgcttagagcatgtgtgtgACTTTGGAGtgtagtgggatcagttcttgctttTGGccgaatttgcttacaacaacaattatcagtccagcattgagatggatccatttgaggctttatatggtcggcgatacCGTTCTCCTATTGGGTGGTTTGAGACCGGCGAGACTAAGTTGTATAGTAcagatttggtgaaagatgccttggaaaggGTAAAGTTGATGCAGGAAAGACTTCGCACATCTCAGACCAGACAGAAAAGTTACGCAAATCAGAAGGcacgtgatgtatcattcatgatCGGTGAGAAAGttttcttgaaagtttcgccgatgaagggtattatgagattcgggaagaagggaaagttgagcccaaggtttataggcccatttgaggtgttgaggcaatTTGGGGAgcttgcttatgagcttgctctacctcccagcctatctggagttcatccagttttttacgtgtctatgcttcggaggtatcacacTAACttatcccatgtgttagacttcagtactatccAGCTAGATGAGAGTTTGGGCTATGAGGCGGAGCTAGTTTCCATTGTTGATAGACGGGAtcaccagttgagatccaagaggatttatGCGGTAAAGGCCcggtggaggggccaaccagtcaaggaagtgacctgggagtctgaggagGACATGTAGAGCaaatatccccaccttttccctagctcaggtacttttctatgtcaggtggagaatgtaacgacccgattggtcgttttgctttctagaatcctgttcccctaaataagagaCCTAACTGATTTTTTTGATTTCTAGAATTATGttaccctaaataagactttccctacttgctttaactaatttatgaATTGtgggggtagttggttcgggatttggaagagtttgggttgaaatcggaacatttggttccttaaggttggcttaaaaggccaagtttgacttagGTCAATATTTTTAGTGAACGGACCGGGAATCGTATTTTGGtagtcctggagggtccgtagtaaaatatgggacttggacgtatgcccggaatcgaattccgatatCCCTAGCCCGAATAATGAAGTTttgttaaaaattattaaattgaaaatctaaggatttaaagaaaatgAATAATGTTTGATCATGTTATATCAGGCCCGTATgttggttttggagcccggtataggttagttataatatttaagtcatgtctgtaaaatttggtgagaaaagggacagatttgatgtgattcggacgtcctgTTGTAAAAATAGGAATTTTAAATGTTTTTAAGGatttcatgcgttttggtgttaaatccgtagttttaggtgttattcgGCAATTTGATCACACGAGAAAGTTTGTATGAAGTTGTTAGACTTGTGTGAGTATTCAgagtggagccccgagggctcgggtgagtttcagatgagtGTTGGGAGTGAAAACACTCTAGTGTTTTTGGTGTTTCCGGGTAGTGTTGCGGGTCTCGCAAATGCAAGGAATTGTTCGCATTTGAGATGACCGCATTGCGAGgaaagcttcgcaattgcgaaggaaccTGAGCTGGGCAgtcgtcgcatttgcgatatttcgttcgcatttgtgaacccagCAGGGTCCGTATTTGCGACCCTTTTGTAGCATTTGTGACCCTTGCAGAGGATACCCAAGTTCGTATTTGCGATGATTTTAATGCAATTGcgacctttgcatttgcgaacctgatatcgcaaatgcgatatttatttcatttaaaaacgggacttaggccatttatttcatttcacttctaaactttggcgatttgggagctttcgaagaggggatttcaacctagcattGTGAAGTAAGTTATTTccacttaatgtgagtttaatacttgggttttgggtagattaacacataaaaattattgaaaatcatgggattagagtaaaacctagggttttgataaaaacaagatctaaccacgaaatttgttatggaatggagtaaaaatcatatattcttgatccttaggttatgggtaacaactttctttaaaaaaaattggaatctgggcacgtgggcccggggataaATTTTAGGAACTTTGTAATTAGGGTTGgaaaattactctaatagctggaatatgaactcttgagcttgtgttgactagttcttaccccgtttgattagttttggatcgttcggctccaaattgagggttttgagCACATTCTTGAATCGAGATATAGGCTTtgggacgaggtaagtctcttttctaaccttgtacgGAGAAATGTCCCCATAGGTAtacttaattaatatatgattaattgtggggactacgtacgcacgaagtgacgagagtccgtacgtagctactattcatgttATGTACGGGTAGTTCTAGAATCACATCATGCTTCGTGGTCGCTATTGATTGCTTATATATGCTAATGGTATGAACTGAAGTAAGTTGAAGGAAATCTAAAGATTTACGGGCTTCAAGTGAATTgtattcatttttgtaaaaagggAATTAAAGAATTTTTGtgtttaaatgatgaaaattatGTTTACCGCATCGCAcgtatgatttgcgagcggggtTATGTTTTtactgcgtcgcatgtatgatttgcgagcggggtggatagatgcatctatgtttcgtgtcgttcgaccctcggttgTGCACactttacttttatgttggatcgggccgatcgtcctcggtggtatttgtgtgtgataatagaactgtAACCCTTATAATTTGTATGACTTATTGCTGGAAAGGTCACTAATTTAAATGAGAAAAGTGCTTAGTTTTATTAATTGGATGAAAGGATTTTCAATAATCATCCTTGTTTGAGCTTGTTGTTATCTACATGCACTGTGAATGAAATATGTtgaacttcatattattatatttgcTGGCCTAGCAAgcgtcgaagtcgacccctcgtcactacttctacgatgttaggcgagatacttactgggtacatatttttatgtactcatgctatgcttatGTACTTGATTGTACAGGCTTTGAGGCAAGTGCATCTGGCCATCAGTCCGGCGCATAGAGTGGTCATCTCAGCTCGAGATTTTCCGGTGAGTTGCCCTTCCCAGCCGATCTGCAGCAGTTGGAGTCTCCCTTTTGTCTTTATGTTCCTGTCTATTTCTATTCGAGACAGTAGGATAGCATggttttgtatattttactagattgcccacacacttgtgacaccaggtcttggcacacattaGTAGAATTATGATGTTTTGGCTTGTCTGCATGATTGAGATTCGCATTTATTCCTTTCACTTAAATATGCTTAAgctttaaaaaattataattttcttaaatttatGAAGGAAGTTATCACATACTAACTACATAAATGAGGATTTACTATACAATCAGTGTGGGCTTGCCTAATAACGGTGTTGAGCGTCATCACGGCCTAATATGAAATATGGGTCGTGACATCAGCAAACATTAATTTAACCATTTTTTGGACCATTTTTTTGGAAATATTGCACTTTGCCCACAATTATTCTTGTACAAATAATTTGATATATCCCTCATTGAAAGGCATCTAGAGCCTTTGTAAAGTGCCAATGTGGAATAAATAACTTTCTCAACCTGCATAATACGAACAAGCTATTGCAACGATTAACAAATAGAAAGTCAACGAGTTGGAGGCAATTTTATCATACTATCCCTTTCAATTTTGTAGCTGTTTCTTATTTTACGAGCTAAATCAACCTAAAGATAAATTAGTTCACGGTATAgcttaaaatgtttaagttcaacGAAAATTGAAAAGACACATTTGAAGACCTCCCCAAATCATTTAGTATAAATTTTATTGGTAAAACTAATCACTACTACTTATTAATTCACAAGAGTAATACGATGAAACCATAAAAACTATCATATACTTCTAAAGAAGCTTTTGATGTGTACAGTCTGATGATAATATTGAACGTGTATGGTTTTAACCAAATGGCACCTaagttcaaaaattcaattttatttttgcaaaCTCAATTTAGAATTTTTATTTAACCAAATCCCACCTAAGTCTTTTTCAGTACTATAGCAACTTGAGATCATTAAGTAAGATTTTGTATGTATGCTAGCTTTTTCTTTATCGTCTTTCACTTAGTTTACTTCTTGTTCTGAAGACCTAAAGTTGACTCGGACTATTTCAAAGGGTGAAAGTTCCTTGACATCCCACATAATCTTTTTAAAACCACAATTTCTTGGTGTTGggcccaccccccccccccccaaaaaaaaacatgtcactTGAACAGGAACTTATTTGATTGGCAAACGTCAACTGCTTAGCATTTTGCTTGTATCACATAAACCATCGTACTAAGTCTCAGTCTttctttcaaagtattttcttgGTAAGTGTCTAATGAAGACGACTTAAtttgtcttttattttatataaatacgCGTTGTTATCCAATAATAGAAAGACAATATAAAACCCTTTGCATATACCAAACTAAATAGTCTCACAAATCTGCAAAGATGATCTCCAAGAAATCTTCTAATTAACCAACCAGTGATCAATTCCATGGCAGACATAATTTCAAAAGTGTTTGATGAAAATGAAGATTTCCGCGCTCTCACAGTATCAGATGACGAGTGTGCAGAGGAATTGCAGCTCCAAGAGGTTCTTGCAGCCTCTTTTTACCATCTTCACATGTCATCATCAACATTAATCCATGAATCCCCTGAATCATCTCAAGGTTACTGTGAGATTTGCATGGACACAAAAGGAAAAGATGAAATGTTCAAACTCGACAACTGCTCTCATCATTCCTTCTGTTCCGGCTGCATAGGCTTACATGCCCAGTCCAAGATTCAACAGAACATTTTTCCTGTAACTTGCCCAGGTTTGAGATGCCGCGCAATAATTGAACCTGAAACATGTAAGTCCATTATTCCAGAAGATGTTTTCGCGAGGTGGGAAGAGGGATTGAGCGAGTCAAGTCTTCTTGCTTGCGAGAAATTTTACTGTCCTTATAAAAATTGTTCAGAGCTGCTCATTTATGATCATGATGAGGAGATAATTGAGTGTATATGTCCTTCATGCCAACGGCTGTTCTGCGCGTCGTGTTGTGTCCCTTGGCACACTGGACTTGATTGTGACAAgtttcaaaaggaagaaaaagacaaagaagAAGATTTAAAAGTTGAGGAACTTGCTAAGAATTCCAAATGGATGAAATGCCCTCACTGCAAACACATTGTGCAGAAGGCTGATGGCTGTATACACATAACCTGCTGGTTAGTTAATTTGTCATTTAATCCTATACTTTTGTGTTGGTGGGAGGATTAATTTCCTTTTAATTTATATTGATTGTGAGTTAGTTTAAATTAACTAATCAATTAGTACTATTTTTACATGTGGCTCATTCTATATATTGTGGATTCAGGTGCAAATATGAGTTTTGCTATGTGTGTGGAGGAACATGGAGTGAAGAGCATTGGAGTTGCCAGATTAGTTAATGATCATATCGGATTGCCTCTTCATACCAATTCGGATGATGGATGTTTGTTGTCCACTAGCCACAAGGCTCAGAATTAAAAGAAGAACAAAGTCAATTTTTGATGTTTGTTTAGTTAGTACTATTATTATGTATAGTTAATTTTGCTGTCGGGTCCAAGTTGTGACTTagtgggcatttggacataagaattgtgaaatttcgtaaaaaatgaaaaaatttcaagtgaaaatgggatttgaaaattaaagttgtatttggacataaatataatttggagatgtttttgaatttttgtgagcaaTGTGaagtgaaaagtttgaaaacaccttttggagtttttcaattttcgaaattc belongs to Nicotiana tabacum cultivar K326 chromosome 6, ASM71507v2, whole genome shotgun sequence and includes:
- the LOC107774939 gene encoding E3 ubiquitin-protein ligase RSL1-like; protein product: MADIISKVFDENEDFRALTVSDDECAEELQLQEVLAASFYHLHMSSSTLIHESPESSQGYCEICMDTKGKDEMFKLDNCSHHSFCSGCIGLHAQSKIQQNIFPVTCPGLRCRAIIEPETCKSIIPEDVFARWEEGLSESSLLACEKFYCPYKNCSELLIYDHDEEIIECICPSCQRLFCASCCVPWHTGLDCDKFQKEEKDKEEDLKVEELAKNSKWMKCPHCKHIVQKADGCIHITCWCKYEFCYVCGGTWSEEHWSCQIS